The Halostella limicola genome includes the window TGTTTTTAACCCCGCCGATCCGCCGCGACCGTCTCGGGGGCGGCTTCGGTTCGGCGCAAAACTCAAATGGATGATCGTTGGGGATTCGCGTATGTCTCTCGACTACGAGCGCGAGTGCGAAACCTTCGAGTGGGACGTCCCCGCGGACTACGCCCTCCCGGCCGTTCTGGAGCGACACGCCGATTCCTTCGGCGACCGCCTCGCGGTCAGGTACCGCGACGCCGACGGCGGCGAGGCGGAGCGGACGTTCGGCGAGGTCCGCGACGACGCGAACCGCTTCGCGGCGGCGCTCGCCGACCTGGGCGTGGGCGAGGGCGACCGCGTGATGCACCTGTTCCCGCGCCACCCCGACGCGTTCGCCGTGCAGGTGGGCGCGCTCGCCCGCGGGGCGCTCCTCGTTCCCTGCTCGTCCATGCTCAAGCCCAACGACGTCGCCTTCCGGGCGAACGACTGCGAGGCCGACACCGTCGTCGTCCACGCGGAACTGACGGACATGGTCGAACCGGTGCTCGACGAGACGCCGCTGGAGACCGTGATCGTGCTGGACGCAGGGGCAGACGGGACCGGCGGCGTCGCCGACCGCGAGGGCTGGCACGCCTACGCTGACCTCGTCGAGGGCCGTGACCCGGACCACGAGGGACCGGACCTCGGCGCGTCGGACCCGATGTCGATCAACTACACCAGCGGCACGACGGGCAAGCCGAAGCCCGTCCTCCACCGCCACCGCTGGCTCTACTGCTTCGAGCGCATCAACGGACCGTACTGGTGGGGCGTCGACCGCGACACGGACTTCTCGGACGAACTCCTCTGGGCGACGACCGGCACGGGGTGGGCCAAGTGGTTCTGGAGCCCCGTCGGGGTCGCGCTGACGACCGGCGCGCCACAGTTCCTCTACGAGGGGGAGTTCGACCCGGAGACGTTCCTCGACCTCATGGCCGAGGAGGCGGTCACCCGCCTCTGCGCCGTGCCGACCCAGTACCGGATGTTCACCCAGGCCGACCTCGCCGACTACGACCTCGCCCTGACGGAGGCGGTGTCGGCCGGCGAACCCCTCAACCGCGAGCCGATCCGGGCGTTCGAGGACGCCGTCGGCGTCACGCCGCGGGACGGCTACGGCCAGACCGAGACCGTCGCGCTGGTGACGAACTACCCCGGCATCGACGTGAAGCCCGGGAGCATGGGCAAGCCCGCCCCCGGCGTCGGGACGACGATCCTCGACGTGGACGAGGAGACGGAGGTCGAACCGGGCGAGACCGGCGAGATCGCCGTCCCGATCGACAGCCCCGCCATCTTCGACGGGTACTATGAACAACCGGAGCGCGACCGCGAGACCTTCCGCGGCGACTACTACCGCACCGGCGACCTCGCTCGCGCGGACGAGGACGGCTACTTCTTCTTCGAGGGGCGGGCCGACGACATCATCATCTCGTCGGGCTACCGCATCGGCCCCTTCGAGGTCGAGGACGCGCTCGTCGACCACGAGGCCGTCGCGGAGGCCGCGGCGGTCGCCAGCCCCCACGACGAGCGGGGCAACGTCGTGAAGGCCTACGTCGTCCTCGCGGACGGTCACGAGGGGAGCGACGACCTGGTCGAGGAGCTTCAGAGCTACATGAAAGCGGAGACGGCACCGTACAAGTACCCCCGCCGGATCGAGTTCGTCGACGAGCTCCCGAAGACCTCCAGCGGGAAGATCCGCCGGATCGAGCTCCGCGAGGCCGAACAGCGTCAGTTCGGGGAGTAGGCGGTCGGCGGCGGACGTGTCGGCGGTCGGCGGCGTCGACCGTTCGCACGCGGGGGAAGCGTTTTATCGTCTCCGCGTCTCGATAGGTTCGTGTCACGCAGTCGTCGCTACGCCCTCTCGGGCATCGTCATCGTCCTCGCCGCCGTCGCGGCGGTCATCCTCCGCGACGTGTTAGCGACGGTGTTTCTCGCAGTCACGGTCGCCGCCGTCTGCGCGCCGCTGTACCGACGGCTGGTCGCCCGCGGCGTCCCCGAGTGGTGGGCGAGCGCCGTCACGACGACGGTCGCGTTCAGCGCCGTCGTCGCCGTGTTCGCGCCGCTCGTCGGCGTGCTCTACCGGCGGCGAGAGCAGTTGATCGGTCTGATACAGGACCTCCCGTCCTCGGTCACGTTCGACGTGCTCGGCTTCCAGCGGGTCGTCCGCGCGACCGAAGTGCGCGACGCGCTCGTCGGCTACGTCGGCGACGCCGCAGTGAACGTCCTGGGGGCGACGCCCGTCCTCGGCATCAAGCTCGCGCTGTTCGCGTTCGTCGTCTTCGGCCTCCTCCTCGGTCAGGACCGGGCCTACAGCGCGGTGGTCGGGACGGTCCCGCCCGAGTACCGCGGCGTCGTCGAGGCGCTGCACGCCCGCGGCCGGTCCATCCTCTTCGCCATCTACGTCCTGCAGGCGGCGACGGCCGCGGGGACCTTCGTCATCGCCGCGGCGGTGTTCGCGCTGCTCGGCTACTCCGGCGTCCTCACGCTCGCGGCCGTCGCCGGGATCTTGCAGTTCCTCCCCGTGGTCGGCCCGAGCGTCCTCATCGCTCTGCTGGTGATCTTCGAACTGGCCGCCGGCGACGTCGCCGCCGCTGTCCTCGTCGGCCTCTTCGGCGCGGTGTTCATCGGCTACCTCCCCGACGTGCTCATCCGCGCCCGCCTCGCCCGCCGGAGCGCCGACATGCCGAGCACGCTCTACTTCACCGGCTTCACGGGCGGCCTCCTCAGCCTCGGCCCCATCGGCATCATCGCCGGCCCGCTCGCGGTCGCCCTCCTCGTCGAGGGGATGGAACTGCTCTCCGAGGAGACGGGCGTCCACCGGCAGTCGACGCTGTCTGACGCCGACGCGTCGGCCGGGTCGTCGGCACCGGGGGGCGCGACATCCTCGGAGGAGGGTGCGTCGCCGCCTGATGCTAACGCGGGTGACGCGTTCGGATCCGAGGGGAACTCCCCGCCGTCCGACAGCGACTCCGCTTAGCCAGACGGCGACTCCGCGCCGCCGAACGCCGAGTGACGGCGGCCGTGGCGGTCGCGTCGAGCCGTCTCGACGACTAGCAGTTATATAGTGTCGTGTGGTAACGAGTAACATCTATGGCGTCGACGCTCGACCCGCAGGTCGAGGAGTACCTGCACGACCTCTCCGATCGGGGATTACCGCCGCTGTACCGCCTGTCGCTCGAAGAGGCCCGGGAGACGTACCGGGACCTCTGCGTCCCCGATGGACCGCCGGAGCCCGTCGCCGACGCGTCCGAGCGGTCGATCCCCGGCGGGGACGGCGACGTACGGATCCGGAGTTACGAACCGACCGGTGACGGACCGCATCCAGCGGTCGCCTTTTTCCACGGCGGCGGCTGGATACTCGGCGGACTCGAGACCCACGACGCGCTCTGTCGGGCGCTCGCGAACGAGAGCGGCTGCGTCGTGACGGCCGTCGACTACCGGCTCGCGCCCGAACACCCGTTCCCGGCGGGGCTGGAGGACTGTTACGCCGCCGTCCGGTGGCTCGACGACAACGCCGAGACGGTCGGGGCCGACGCCGACGGGCTCG containing:
- a CDS encoding acyl-CoA synthetase; this translates as MSLDYERECETFEWDVPADYALPAVLERHADSFGDRLAVRYRDADGGEAERTFGEVRDDANRFAAALADLGVGEGDRVMHLFPRHPDAFAVQVGALARGALLVPCSSMLKPNDVAFRANDCEADTVVVHAELTDMVEPVLDETPLETVIVLDAGADGTGGVADREGWHAYADLVEGRDPDHEGPDLGASDPMSINYTSGTTGKPKPVLHRHRWLYCFERINGPYWWGVDRDTDFSDELLWATTGTGWAKWFWSPVGVALTTGAPQFLYEGEFDPETFLDLMAEEAVTRLCAVPTQYRMFTQADLADYDLALTEAVSAGEPLNREPIRAFEDAVGVTPRDGYGQTETVALVTNYPGIDVKPGSMGKPAPGVGTTILDVDEETEVEPGETGEIAVPIDSPAIFDGYYEQPERDRETFRGDYYRTGDLARADEDGYFFFEGRADDIIISSGYRIGPFEVEDALVDHEAVAEAAAVASPHDERGNVVKAYVVLADGHEGSDDLVEELQSYMKAETAPYKYPRRIEFVDELPKTSSGKIRRIELREAEQRQFGE
- a CDS encoding AI-2E family transporter, whose amino-acid sequence is MSRSRRYALSGIVIVLAAVAAVILRDVLATVFLAVTVAAVCAPLYRRLVARGVPEWWASAVTTTVAFSAVVAVFAPLVGVLYRRREQLIGLIQDLPSSVTFDVLGFQRVVRATEVRDALVGYVGDAAVNVLGATPVLGIKLALFAFVVFGLLLGQDRAYSAVVGTVPPEYRGVVEALHARGRSILFAIYVLQAATAAGTFVIAAAVFALLGYSGVLTLAAVAGILQFLPVVGPSVLIALLVIFELAAGDVAAAVLVGLFGAVFIGYLPDVLIRARLARRSADMPSTLYFTGFTGGLLSLGPIGIIAGPLAVALLVEGMELLSEETGVHRQSTLSDADASAGSSAPGGATSSEEGASPPDANAGDAFGSEGNSPPSDSDSA